From a region of the Vaginimicrobium propionicum genome:
- a CDS encoding magnesium transporter MgtE N-terminal domain-containing protein, whose translation MGMSPAVFISRIRGLAVLDARGEEIGKVRDAVVQARVGKNPRVRGLVVELFARRQIFMPMIRVRYVDATQIVVGGQVDTRRFERRASEVLVVEDLFDRVVQRIVDGKAEKAAVYDVAMSRVRNRDWALTEMAIRPILGKRFGLTQYGTVIIRPWTEIAQYVWTDRQSVDSKIAELSDMHPADAARELHDMEPERRSEVVHALDDAFLADAFQELPNDEQVDLLKTLEVERAADVLEEMDPDDAADLLNDLPDGLAEDLLGRMQPEEAADVRNLLKYEELTAGGMMTPEPVVMGADDTVAEALAKVRNAELTPALASMVFITRPPHDTPSGRYIGAVHIQRLLREPPSLMASRMIDEDIEPISPDLDLYQLSRYFATYNLVIAPVVNEHQQLVGAVTVDDLLDHMLPPDWRGEQMDGEEDTQDVIHSEVKDG comes from the coding sequence GTGGGCATGTCACCAGCAGTTTTCATAAGCAGAATCCGCGGTCTTGCCGTGCTCGACGCTCGCGGGGAAGAGATCGGCAAGGTACGTGATGCAGTGGTTCAGGCCAGGGTCGGGAAAAACCCTAGGGTTCGCGGTCTTGTCGTAGAGCTGTTTGCCCGACGACAAATTTTTATGCCAATGATTCGGGTTCGTTATGTGGACGCCACCCAGATCGTTGTGGGCGGCCAGGTGGATACACGTCGTTTCGAACGCCGCGCTAGTGAAGTGTTAGTTGTAGAAGATCTTTTTGACCGCGTCGTGCAGCGCATCGTTGATGGTAAGGCAGAAAAAGCGGCCGTCTACGATGTAGCAATGTCTCGGGTACGTAATCGCGACTGGGCGCTAACTGAAATGGCGATTCGTCCGATTTTAGGGAAAAGATTTGGGCTAACCCAATACGGGACAGTGATTATTAGGCCATGGACAGAAATCGCCCAATACGTGTGGACTGATCGTCAATCAGTTGACTCTAAAATCGCTGAATTATCAGACATGCACCCGGCAGACGCCGCAAGAGAATTACACGATATGGAACCGGAGCGTCGTTCAGAAGTCGTTCACGCTCTCGACGACGCGTTCTTGGCTGACGCTTTTCAAGAATTACCGAACGACGAGCAGGTTGACCTATTGAAGACCTTGGAAGTCGAGCGAGCAGCTGACGTATTGGAAGAGATGGATCCCGATGATGCCGCCGATTTGCTGAACGATTTGCCTGATGGATTGGCCGAGGATTTACTGGGCCGAATGCAGCCTGAGGAGGCCGCTGACGTCCGAAATTTGTTGAAATATGAAGAGCTTACAGCTGGCGGCATGATGACCCCAGAGCCGGTAGTCATGGGGGCGGACGATACTGTGGCTGAGGCACTAGCAAAAGTGCGCAATGCAGAACTGACCCCGGCGTTAGCCTCGATGGTATTCATCACCCGCCCACCTCACGACACACCGTCGGGCAGGTATATTGGCGCCGTCCATATTCAGCGTTTGCTGCGTGAGCCACCTAGTTTGATGGCGTCCAGAATGATTGACGAAGATATCGAACCAATTTCGCCCGACTTAGATTTGTACCAATTGAGTAGGTATTTTGCCACCTACAATCTGGTTATTGCCCCAGTTGTCAACGAGCACCAACAACTGGTTGGAGCGGTTACCGTTGATGACCTACTGGATCATATGCTGCCCCCAGACTGGCGTGGTGAACAGATGGATGGCGAAGAAGACACACAAGATGTTATTCATTCGGAGGTGAAAGATGGCTGA
- a CDS encoding DUF1003 domain-containing protein, whose translation MADTQRLDTPGRSRGWGPKLRLGPDAFGQFAEWIARYLGSPSFIIWMTVFIILWILWNTVTPWQFDEAPSFIMLTLMLSIEAAYSAPLLLLAQNRQEERDRRSMEDDRRVAAQSRADMDFLAREIASLRSSVGELASRDFVRTEIRDQLRELLEELDRADKD comes from the coding sequence ATGGCTGACACCCAACGCCTAGATACTCCTGGACGCTCACGAGGTTGGGGTCCGAAGCTAAGACTCGGCCCGGATGCTTTCGGTCAATTCGCTGAGTGGATTGCCAGATATTTGGGCTCTCCCTCTTTCATTATCTGGATGACGGTCTTTATCATTCTGTGGATTTTGTGGAATACCGTTACCCCCTGGCAATTCGACGAGGCACCCTCGTTCATCATGTTGACGCTGATGCTGTCAATTGAGGCGGCCTATTCTGCGCCCTTACTGTTGTTGGCGCAAAATAGGCAGGAGGAACGGGACCGACGCAGCATGGAGGATGACCGTCGAGTGGCCGCCCAAAGCAGAGCAGACATGGACTTTTTAGCCCGCGAAATCGCCTCACTGCGTTCCAGCGTTGGTGAGTTAGCTAGCCGCGATTTCGTCCGTACTGAGATTAGAGACCAACTACGCGAACTGCTAGAAGAATTAGACCGCGCTGATAAGGATTAA
- a CDS encoding Mrp/NBP35 family ATP-binding protein, with the protein MSLKEDVVKALGQVKDPEINLPITELDMVQDLQVSDDGAVELTILLTIPGCPMQSTIESDVRQAVLDVSKVTSVKVNISAMNDEQREALRNRLRGSQPTREIQFNKSGSLTRVIAVASGKGGVGKSSVTVNLAMALARMGRKVGLLDADIYGHSIPDLLGIPDAKPTVLNDMIMPVPVTITATDGVEAQVRVISMGMLKERRDQVIAWRGPILDRALTQLLTDVFWGDLDYFLIDLPPGTGDVAMSVGQKLPGSEMIVVTTPQSSVAEVSERAGTMASMLKQDVIGVVENMSWLETCCPHCGQSHRVELFGCGGGIEVADALSDRFARQVPLLAQIPMDQMVAAGGEKGLPVVLGAPQQACGSAFIELANRLDKTKQSVIGKPLNLGIKD; encoded by the coding sequence GTGAGCTTAAAAGAAGATGTGGTTAAAGCGCTAGGTCAAGTTAAAGACCCAGAGATTAATTTGCCAATCACCGAACTAGATATGGTTCAAGATCTTCAGGTCAGTGATGATGGTGCGGTCGAATTAACTATTTTGTTGACGATACCTGGTTGCCCTATGCAGTCCACCATAGAGTCCGATGTTCGCCAAGCGGTGCTGGACGTATCGAAAGTAACATCGGTTAAGGTCAACATTTCAGCAATGAACGATGAACAGCGTGAAGCATTACGCAACCGGCTTCGAGGCAGCCAACCAACCCGAGAAATCCAATTCAATAAATCTGGTTCGCTGACTCGCGTAATAGCGGTGGCCTCGGGGAAAGGCGGGGTGGGTAAAAGCTCCGTCACCGTGAATCTGGCGATGGCGTTGGCGCGGATGGGACGCAAAGTTGGTCTCTTGGACGCCGATATCTATGGGCACTCTATTCCGGATTTGCTTGGTATCCCTGACGCTAAACCGACGGTATTAAACGACATGATTATGCCGGTACCCGTCACAATCACCGCCACTGACGGCGTTGAAGCTCAGGTGCGCGTAATCTCGATGGGAATGCTGAAAGAGCGCCGCGACCAGGTGATTGCTTGGCGCGGCCCGATCCTAGACAGAGCTTTAACCCAGTTGTTAACCGATGTATTTTGGGGCGATTTGGACTATTTCTTGATTGATCTACCGCCTGGCACTGGAGACGTTGCGATGAGCGTAGGCCAAAAACTACCTGGCTCCGAAATGATTGTGGTAACTACTCCGCAGTCTTCAGTGGCTGAGGTTAGTGAACGCGCTGGCACGATGGCGTCAATGCTAAAACAAGACGTCATCGGAGTGGTAGAGAATATGAGTTGGCTGGAAACTTGTTGCCCCCACTGTGGCCAAAGTCACCGAGTGGAACTATTTGGTTGCGGCGGTGGTATTGAAGTCGCAGACGCTTTGAGCGACAGATTTGCTCGGCAAGTCCCGTTGCTAGCTCAAATTCCGATGGATCAGATGGTTGCAGCTGGCGGGGAAAAGGGGCTGCCGGTGGTCTTGGGAGCGCCTCAGCAGGCCTGCGGATCAGCCTTCATTGAGCTTGCAAACCGCCTTGATAAAACGAAACAGAGCGTCATCGGCAAACCACTAAACCTTGGCATTAAAGACTAA
- the rpmB gene encoding 50S ribosomal protein L28 — MAAVCQICGKGPGFGHNVPWSKKKTPRRWNPNIQRVRAVINGHRQRVNVCASCIKAGRVTR, encoded by the coding sequence ATGGCTGCCGTGTGTCAAATTTGCGGTAAGGGGCCGGGCTTCGGCCACAATGTCCCCTGGTCAAAGAAGAAGACCCCCAGGCGTTGGAACCCGAATATCCAGCGTGTGCGTGCGGTTATCAATGGCCACCGCCAGCGTGTTAACGTTTGCGCTAGCTGCATTAAAGCTGGCCGCGTTACGCGTTAG
- a CDS encoding addiction module antidote protein, producing MAVTISTWDASQYLETKDDIVAYLNAAFEESDPAILQAALGDVARSRGMSAIARQAGVGRESLYKSLSQDGNPSWQTIAKIFDALGLQLQVKVSA from the coding sequence ATGGCAGTGACAATTAGCACCTGGGACGCCAGCCAATACCTTGAAACTAAAGATGACATCGTGGCCTACCTTAATGCGGCGTTTGAAGAGTCAGATCCGGCAATTCTGCAAGCGGCACTTGGTGATGTTGCCAGATCGCGAGGCATGAGCGCTATCGCTAGGCAGGCGGGAGTGGGGCGCGAGTCTTTGTATAAATCACTATCGCAAGACGGAAACCCATCTTGGCAGACGATTGCGAAAATATTCGATGCGCTCGGTCTGCAACTGCAAGTCAAAGTGTCGGCTTAA
- a CDS encoding type II toxin-antitoxin system RelE/ParE family toxin, with protein sequence MEIKQTDVYVRWFRRLKDVRGKARINIALQRCRVADEVVGDVKSVGDGVYELRVHTGHGYRLYYMVKGKEIMLLVVGGDKSSQRRDIEQAKKLAAEIVEEGKWQ encoded by the coding sequence GTGGAGATAAAACAAACGGACGTGTATGTTCGTTGGTTCCGCAGGCTGAAAGATGTACGAGGTAAAGCTCGTATTAATATCGCACTGCAACGGTGTCGGGTAGCCGATGAGGTTGTCGGCGATGTTAAATCTGTCGGCGATGGTGTCTATGAGCTGCGTGTCCACACAGGTCATGGATATCGGCTCTATTACATGGTGAAGGGTAAAGAAATTATGCTTCTTGTCGTTGGGGGAGACAAATCGAGCCAGCGACGCGATATTGAGCAAGCCAAGAAACTTGCGGCAGAAATTGTTGAGGAGGGGAAATGGCAGTGA
- a CDS encoding glycoside hydrolase family 3 C-terminal domain-containing protein has protein sequence MFTVSQIPEIISQLTLEEKASLLSGEDFWHTQAIERLNIPALMVSDGPHGLRKQDTDTDHLGLNTSVPATCFPTAAGLASSWNPELLTEIGEALAEEAKAQNVGVILGPGVNLKRSPLCGRNFEYFSEDPLLTATLASSLINGIQSKGVGTSLKHFAVNNQESDRMRVNAIVDERTLYELYLSVFERIVKSSQPATIMCSYNRINNCFSSDNRWLLTEVLRDDWDFQGLVVTDWGAVHDRPVGVHAGLDLEMPSSNGLNDKKIVEAVKANKLSEEDVNRAVERVLSLIAKYGQNSETTSTFNVDDHHELAAIAATQSAVLLTNDDALPLPNLDDAVVIGEMARTPRYQGAGSSQVNPTKMTSPLDALRARKPDIEFAPGYCLEASSSNETTDSSLIADAAKLATNKIALLFIGLPASYESEGFDRTDISLPDSHLRLIDAVRNTAKKVIVLLSNGSAIETRTWQSKADAILELWLPGQAGGEGAARLITGEASPSGRLSEGFAEKLSDHPAQLNFPGENSEVRYGEGLFIGYRAFDKMEKSVSFPFGHGLTYTRFDYRNFEVKTNEITEDSHEDDVAISATITIKNTGNRAGVALPQLYVGYLDSKVVRPVRELRAFDRILLKPNESKTVTMTVSVRELSFWNVESHKFQVEPGTIQVEIGESSRDIKARETVTITAPALTPKLSASATLSQWKAVPEAWAELSEALGDLGESMTKADPNDVTFAILRDMPVDRIPLIFPDGLTPQRLHELVQKWS, from the coding sequence ATGTTTACTGTTTCACAAATTCCAGAAATAATTTCCCAATTAACGCTTGAAGAAAAAGCATCATTATTATCTGGCGAAGATTTCTGGCATACGCAGGCTATTGAGCGCCTCAACATACCAGCATTAATGGTCTCTGACGGACCACACGGTCTGCGTAAACAAGATACAGACACAGACCACCTTGGCTTAAACACTTCGGTTCCAGCCACTTGCTTCCCAACTGCAGCCGGGCTGGCATCAAGCTGGAATCCAGAGTTACTTACAGAAATTGGTGAAGCCCTAGCCGAAGAGGCTAAGGCACAAAATGTCGGCGTTATCCTAGGACCCGGCGTCAACCTAAAACGATCCCCACTATGCGGACGTAATTTTGAATACTTTTCTGAAGACCCACTCCTTACAGCTACATTAGCTAGTTCGCTCATAAACGGAATCCAGAGTAAAGGTGTTGGAACTTCACTAAAGCACTTCGCTGTTAATAATCAAGAATCAGATCGTATGCGCGTTAACGCCATTGTTGACGAGCGCACACTTTACGAGCTTTACCTATCCGTCTTCGAACGAATCGTTAAAAGCAGTCAGCCAGCAACAATAATGTGCTCATACAATCGCATTAACAATTGTTTCTCGTCTGACAATCGGTGGCTGCTGACCGAGGTACTACGCGATGATTGGGATTTCCAAGGTCTCGTTGTAACTGACTGGGGAGCCGTCCATGATCGTCCAGTTGGAGTTCACGCTGGCCTTGATCTGGAAATGCCTTCATCTAATGGCCTAAACGATAAGAAGATCGTTGAAGCTGTCAAGGCCAATAAACTATCTGAAGAAGACGTTAACCGCGCGGTCGAGCGAGTCTTGTCCCTAATTGCCAAGTACGGCCAAAACTCTGAAACCACAAGCACTTTCAACGTTGATGATCACCACGAGCTTGCTGCCATTGCCGCTACCCAATCAGCCGTGTTGCTAACCAACGACGATGCTTTGCCCCTGCCCAACTTGGACGACGCAGTCGTAATCGGTGAAATGGCGAGAACGCCACGTTACCAAGGCGCTGGATCCTCGCAAGTAAACCCGACAAAGATGACTAGCCCACTAGATGCGTTACGGGCACGAAAACCAGACATCGAATTTGCTCCGGGCTACTGCTTGGAAGCGTCATCAAGTAATGAAACCACTGACTCATCTCTAATAGCTGACGCCGCCAAGCTAGCGACAAATAAAATTGCATTGTTATTCATCGGTTTACCTGCCTCCTACGAATCGGAAGGATTTGACCGGACGGATATTTCTCTACCGGATAGTCATCTGCGCCTAATAGATGCTGTGCGCAACACAGCCAAAAAAGTTATTGTCCTGCTAAGCAACGGTTCTGCTATTGAAACAAGAACTTGGCAATCCAAAGCAGATGCGATCCTTGAACTATGGTTGCCAGGTCAAGCTGGCGGTGAAGGTGCGGCACGGCTGATAACGGGTGAGGCATCGCCTTCCGGCCGACTATCTGAAGGATTTGCCGAAAAATTATCAGATCATCCAGCTCAACTAAATTTCCCCGGCGAAAACAGCGAAGTCCGCTACGGGGAGGGTCTGTTCATCGGCTACCGAGCCTTTGACAAGATGGAGAAATCTGTAAGTTTCCCGTTCGGGCATGGTTTAACATACACAAGATTTGATTACCGCAATTTTGAGGTAAAAACGAATGAGATAACCGAGGATTCTCATGAAGACGATGTTGCGATTTCAGCCACAATCACGATTAAAAACACCGGTAACCGAGCTGGCGTGGCCCTGCCTCAGCTGTACGTAGGGTACTTGGATTCGAAAGTCGTGCGTCCTGTGCGGGAACTTCGAGCATTCGATCGGATTCTCCTTAAACCCAACGAATCAAAAACTGTAACGATGACAGTTAGCGTCCGCGAACTATCATTCTGGAATGTCGAATCTCATAAATTCCAAGTTGAGCCTGGAACCATACAGGTTGAAATTGGTGAATCTTCACGTGATATCAAAGCACGAGAGACGGTTACTATCACTGCACCAGCATTGACGCCAAAGTTGTCAGCATCGGCAACATTGAGCCAATGGAAGGCAGTGCCTGAGGCCTGGGCTGAACTCTCCGAAGCTCTAGGTGACCTGGGCGAATCAATGACTAAGGCCGACCCTAATGACGTGACTTTCGCCATTCTAAGGGATATGCCAGTCGACAGGATTCCACTGATCTTCCCTGATGGGCTAACACCTCAAAGGCTGCATGAATTAGTACAAAAATGGAGCTAA
- a CDS encoding ribonuclease J has protein sequence MNALETPPELAPGNLRIIPLGGLGDVGRNMTCFEINGKLLLVDCGVLFPENEQPGVDLILPGLDYLFDRLDDVVALILTHGHEDHIGAVPYLLRKREDIPVYGSKLTLALVAAKLREHRLSDAFLNVVAEGDKLELGEYGIEFFAVNHSIPDALALAIRTDAGNVLYTGDYKMDQLPLDGRITDLRGFARLGDEGVDVLMADSTNAEVPGFTRSEKDIVPALERVFATSKQRLIVACFASHVHRVQQILNLAVANGRKVAYIGRSMVRNMAIAQELGFLNVPAGTLIELKSINDYPVDQVVVICTGSQGEPLSALSRVANREHPVLKVEPGDTVLLASSLIPGNENSVYRVINGLTRLGANVVHKGNAFVHVSGHASAGELLYTYNVVAPRNAIPIHGEVRHLVANAKLAEATGVAKENIQVITDGDVIDLVDGKLKKVGCVDASYIFVDGSTVGDISESSLTDRRILGEEGFISIVVAVNIKARSIVAGPDVSARGFLEDPTVFDEVTEQIRDGIQIALDEGQDDTFRLQQTARRIVGRWVSKSFNQRPMIVPVVIGV, from the coding sequence ATGAATGCTCTAGAAACCCCTCCTGAACTGGCACCTGGTAATTTACGAATAATCCCATTGGGCGGTCTAGGCGATGTCGGACGCAATATGACCTGCTTTGAGATCAACGGCAAATTGTTGCTCGTTGATTGCGGTGTGTTATTTCCTGAGAACGAACAGCCTGGTGTCGATTTAATCCTGCCGGGGTTGGATTATTTATTTGACCGTCTAGATGATGTTGTCGCTCTGATACTGACCCACGGGCATGAAGACCATATCGGAGCTGTCCCATATTTGTTGCGTAAGCGCGAGGATATTCCGGTATATGGTTCAAAACTGACTTTGGCCTTGGTGGCAGCCAAATTACGGGAGCATCGCCTGTCTGATGCCTTCCTTAACGTGGTTGCTGAGGGGGATAAGCTCGAATTAGGCGAGTATGGAATAGAGTTTTTTGCGGTTAATCACTCAATCCCAGACGCTCTTGCTCTAGCTATCAGAACTGACGCTGGCAATGTGCTCTACACCGGCGATTACAAGATGGATCAGTTGCCACTTGATGGGCGTATCACTGATTTGCGTGGTTTCGCCAGGCTGGGTGATGAAGGTGTGGATGTGCTTATGGCTGATTCCACCAATGCGGAAGTGCCCGGCTTTACGCGTAGCGAAAAAGATATTGTTCCTGCTTTAGAGCGGGTGTTTGCAACCTCAAAACAGCGGTTGATCGTGGCGTGTTTTGCCTCTCACGTCCACCGAGTGCAACAAATTTTGAATCTCGCGGTAGCTAATGGGCGCAAAGTCGCCTACATCGGGCGATCAATGGTGCGCAATATGGCAATCGCTCAAGAGCTTGGATTCTTGAATGTTCCGGCGGGCACGCTGATCGAGTTGAAATCCATCAATGATTATCCGGTGGATCAAGTGGTGGTTATTTGTACGGGTTCTCAAGGCGAGCCGTTGTCGGCTTTGTCTAGGGTTGCTAACCGTGAGCACCCCGTGCTTAAAGTCGAGCCAGGCGACACTGTGTTATTGGCTAGCTCACTGATCCCCGGCAACGAGAATTCTGTCTACCGTGTTATTAACGGGTTGACCAGGTTAGGCGCCAACGTGGTACATAAGGGCAACGCTTTCGTCCACGTTTCGGGGCACGCCAGTGCTGGCGAATTGCTGTACACCTATAACGTGGTGGCACCGCGTAACGCCATCCCGATTCATGGCGAGGTACGTCACTTGGTAGCGAATGCCAAATTAGCTGAGGCTACTGGTGTTGCTAAAGAGAATATTCAGGTGATAACCGACGGGGATGTCATTGATTTAGTTGATGGAAAACTCAAAAAAGTTGGTTGTGTTGATGCGTCCTATATTTTTGTGGACGGTTCTACCGTCGGCGATATTAGCGAATCTTCGCTAACAGACCGACGTATCCTAGGCGAAGAAGGATTCATCTCCATTGTTGTCGCGGTCAACATTAAGGCGCGTTCTATAGTGGCTGGTCCAGATGTTTCAGCTCGTGGCTTCTTGGAAGATCCCACAGTGTTTGACGAAGTTACTGAGCAGATTCGGGACGGTATTCAAATCGCCCTCGATGAGGGTCAGGACGATACCTTCCGCTTGCAGCAAACCGCCCGCAGGATTGTGGGACGTTGGGTTTCCAAGTCTTTCAACCAGCGTCCGATGATCGTCCCAGTGGTTATTGGGGTTTAG
- a CDS encoding GNAT family N-acetyltransferase translates to MTRHPATVRLALAGQAGAIAQLQLNSYKSQPSVADWAAHLDLGEMTQAWIQAINRPPLATFRVLVALNEDGKVVGFSAIGPSDDPDAAPTDALVAEFCVAKLGAGHEDRLLNAIIDTLRADGFERATWWLLTTDDLLRAWLEETGWLADGAHRSLGNEEAAVIRQIRLHTSI, encoded by the coding sequence GTGACTAGACATCCGGCGACCGTGAGACTGGCTTTGGCTGGCCAGGCGGGTGCCATCGCCCAGCTCCAACTCAACTCTTATAAATCTCAACCTAGCGTGGCCGATTGGGCAGCACACCTTGATTTAGGCGAGATGACCCAAGCCTGGATTCAAGCCATTAACCGCCCTCCACTTGCCACTTTCCGAGTATTAGTGGCATTAAACGAAGACGGCAAGGTGGTTGGGTTTTCCGCTATTGGCCCATCCGACGACCCGGACGCGGCACCAACAGATGCCCTAGTGGCAGAGTTTTGCGTCGCAAAACTAGGTGCCGGTCATGAAGATCGGCTATTAAACGCCATCATCGACACTTTACGAGCCGACGGTTTCGAGCGAGCAACCTGGTGGCTGCTGACTACGGACGACCTACTCAGAGCTTGGCTAGAAGAGACCGGATGGCTAGCGGACGGTGCACACCGCAGCCTCGGCAACGAGGAGGCCGCAGTGATTCGTCAAATAAGGTTACACACCAGTATCTAA